A stretch of DNA from Malus sylvestris chromosome 9, drMalSylv7.2, whole genome shotgun sequence:
ctttcccataactgtaggattacatcaaggctcatccttaagtccttacctttttgcgttggtaatggatgagttaacaggacatattcaagatgatattccttggtgtatgcttttcgcagacgatatagtgttgatagatgaaactcaggaaggggtaaatgcaaagcttaatctttggagagaagtgttggaatctaaaggtcttcgcttaagccgatcaaagacagaatatatggagtgcaagttcagtgcaaatggaggccaaaacgagttaggggtgaggatcggagatcaagaaataccaaagagcgaccgttttcgttacctaggatctatcttgcaaaagaacggagaattagatggagatctcaaccatagaatacaagctggatggatgaagtggaagagtgcatccggcgtgttgtgtgaccgccgtatgccattgaagctcaagggaaaattttataggacggcaataaggccggcgatgctgtatggcacagaatgttgggcggtgaaacatcaacacgtacacaaaatgggtgtagcggagatgaggatgcttcgttggatgtgtgggcacacgagaaaggataagattaggaatgaggatatccggggtaaagtaggagtagccgaaattgaaggaaagatgagagaaaatcggttacggtggtttggacatgtgcaaagaaggcctactgacgctccgattagaagatgcgactatgggacagaggttcagggccgaaggggtagaggaagacctaggaaaactttggaagagactctaagaaaagacttagagtacttggatctaacgaaggacatgacacaggatcgagcacaatggcgttctaagattcatatagccgatcccactcagtgacttggattttccaagtctccaaccgagaagttttcctcactcgggaaattaagggaacactaccccaacctacatgctccactcagaaagcttcaacatacaagtttcaacaaaagaaaattcaaagaacttagcgaagaaggctttggtgtatttaacacaatacgttgaaatgaaggaaagcttatttattgatatccccgataagctacaaatatgtacatatacatgagtcaaaataaacacacaagagggagccttcacaaaggttgcttaggagaagtctcagcagtcggtagagccccagaaagagaaggcaccggagggggatcatttggagcctcagtactggacagaaccctagaaggaggaggcatcagaggttgatcattcggagcttcattacgcggtacagctccagaagacgaaggcaataaatgcctttggaacaaacccacaaatctctgatgatcaagtaaaacctgaccatcagtttccttcatctggtcaagcttcctcttcatgtttgtagcatagtcatgtgcgagccggtgcaactgtttattctcatgcttgagccctctaatctcctgtttgagactcatcacttcagccgccaatgattcaacttggcgggttcgagcaaataggcgttgggccatattagacacagaacctgcacactgaacactgagagccagggaatccttaacagctaactcatcagaccgtttggaaagtagtctgttatctttaggagtgagaaggttcctggccaccaccgcagcggtcatatcattcttcatcacggaatccccaacggtaagaggaccagtaggggagacgaaggatgggcgccatatgttgtctggagaaggcggggctgtctcttcaacaaggttcaagtcaaaacgacggtcggaggggccagacattttcaaaggtgttgaagagagaagaggtcggacaaatcaagatcttagaagtgcaagaatgaagcttctactggtggagattcaagtgtgctttggaacttaatgccagcccctataaaaatctgcactcgacggagcttcagaaatcgaagaggcgcctgctcagaaatcgaagaggcgtttgctttctcaaaagctgggctgcttagagatcacgagggttgatctcagaaatcgaagaggcgtttgctttctcaaaagttgggctgctcaaagaccacgaaggccgatctcagaaatcgaagaggcgctcgctttctcaaaagctgggctccccagagaccacgagggccgatctcagaaatcgaagaggcacctacttttccagccttgtcagcacctgtcacacgcacactcagctttgcggaaattatgggcattctgtagaagacttctggggaagtagaaaacacatgaatcttactgttcaatcacccacttcccacacgcaacaatagctcatgggtaccacaaataactttgccaaagttctctgccaaagttgagcacgtgaagcttgcagctcccactacatcgctctgaccaagaagggtaaaagaatagcaaagaaacagcactaacaaagtttagacccataaattttgaaggtctagctaccatattattacccacaagggtaaaggaacagtaccactgctggataattggaaagtccctgtgtgtcaacctctgtgcttcgtggcaaggtagactagcaaacatgcccaacctttactcacattcgagaaaacactcccaataagattgcttgctccaaaatcgaagaggcaccgtcctccgaatctcgagagccagactcccaacatgactactttcttaaaaatcgaagagagggtaaaggaacagtaccattgctggataattggaaagtccctgtgtgtcaacctctgtgcttcgtggcaaggtagactagcaaacatgcccaacctttactcacattcgagaaaacactcccaacaagattgcttgctccaaaatcgaagaggcaccgccctccgaatctcgagagccagactcccaacatgattactttctcaaaaattgaagagacactgctcccctaatcttcgagagccagacccccagcatgattgctttctcaaaaatcgatgaggcatcgttctccgaatcaatcgaagaggcgctcgctttctcaaaagctgggctgctcagagaccacgagggccgatctcagaaatcgaagaggcacctacttttctagccttgtcagcacctgtcacacgcacactcagctttgcagaaattatgggcattctgtcgaagacttctggtgaagtagaaagcacatgaatcttactgttcaatcacccacttcccacacgcaacaatagctcatgggtaccacagataactttgccaaagttctctgccaaagttgagcacgtgaagcttgcagctcccactacatcgctctgaccaagaaaggtaaaagaatagcaaagaaacagcactagcaaagtttagacacataaattttgaaggtctagctaccatattattacccacaagggtaaaggaacagtaccactgctggataattggaaagtccctgtgtgtcaacctctgtgcttcgtggcaaggtagactagcaaacatgcccaacctttactcacattcgagacaacactcccaacaggattgcttgctccaaaatcgaagaggcaccgccctccgaatctcgagagccagactcccaacatgattacttcctcaaaaatcgaagagacactgctctccgaatctcgagagccagacccccagcatgattgctttctcaaaaatcgatgaggcatcgttctccgaatctcgagagccagataccacagaccactttttcaaagtgctctgacagagttaaaacatgtgaaactggcagctcccactaccgtgctatgaccaagcagggtaaaggaatagcattactacttgttgttagggagactcctatatatgtcgacctccatccccaacggacaggcagacctgcaaaaatgctcaacccttcatcatatctgagagggcactcccaacgaagcctttcgaaatattcagctttctttccccccgataatacctctgcaaacaagctatactagagcaagaatatctcatatcatcagggttaaaagcaagagtatcccatatcatgctttttccctgtcttttcctttggtcttgtttttacctgcaagacaaggagaaagagagcaatcagtcagcacttggaatcaagcttccagccaggaactgactgcctggaaccccttacctgattacttacctggcattgctctcgagtactcatcttcaacatcttatgtttccagggaagattccgcatctgcttgaggaacagatagggcaagtgcgaaggatacaaggaagcatgtggagacaagcgtaacagcacacgtgccgatacatccattactctatcaaaagcaaaagtatcccatatcagcagggtggaacgtactctagatttgatggacttgttttgaccctcaaattcttcagtcggccttatactttggaggaaaccagaaaaccctccagctcagttcaagaataagcctgtggaaagttacttcttcaaaagcaaaagtatctcatatcatctcttctcatttttcttctctttatccttcatgctgctgcaagatggggagaaggtgaacaatcagtcggagctctgattgcttaccttgtctgtcacctctttcagcagaccccctagctcggcgacttaggggactcctactacatggtttgtatcgcgcttgaccaagcctgaaactacaagtaagcttcaagtgaaattgatacattaccttgtgcatctccaccagttaaagataccacccctggatggaggaagagtacttccagagaagatgccacatctacttatgagacagataaggcaagtcaagacgacaccacactccgatatttagaagtttcgtgattacgagatcattctcccacaatatttccgaatgtcatttgtactaaatcattcacttgtactcactaaaggagagcttgaacctatgtacttgtgtaaacccttcacaattaatgagaactcttctattccgtggacgtagccaatctgggtgaaccacgtacatcttgtgtttgctttcatatctctatccatttatatacttatccacactaatgaccggagcaatctagcgaagatcacaaaaagcgaccgttttcgctacctaggatctatcttgcaagagaacggagaattagatagagatctcaaccatagaatacgagctggatggatgaagtgtaagagtgcatccggcgtgttgtgtgaccgtcgttggccactgaagctcaaggaaaaattttataggacggcaataaggccagcgatgttgtatggcacagaatgttgggcggtgaagcatcaacacgtacacaaaataggtgtagcggagatgaggatgcttcgtgggatgtgtgggcacacgagaaaggataagattgggaatgaggatatccgaggtaaagtaggagtagccgaaattgtaggaaagatgagagaaaatcagctccggtgatttggacatgtgcaaagaaggccgactgacgctccggttcgaagatgtgactacgggacagaggttcagggccgaaggggtagaggaagacctaggaaaactttggaagagactctaagaaaagacttagagtacttggatctaacggaggacatgacacaaaaccgagcgcaatggcgttctaggattcatatagccgaccccacttagtgggaaaaggctttgttgttgttgttgttgttgttgatttcAGAATCAATAAACAGTTGGGTTTACTTTGTCTATGTTtctccccttctctctcccatctctctttcttctcttaaCTTCTGTACTTTTCCTCTCTCCTTTCTACTTCCCTCCCAATctctaaaatttgaaaagaagtGATGTATGTTTGTGCTACCTCAGTACCCAAATAAAATGTGTAATACGTAGTAGACAGAAAATAAAAGCTTTCCAGTGCTCCAACTTTACAGCATATAAAGTTTAGGCTGATTTTAAGCCAGTAATTGATTGATTGTTTAATAGTAAAGTGAGCTATAGGAAAAGTACAACCTATAACGAATTACATGTTGAACTTCACAGCATGTTTTTTcccaaaaatttgaaaagaagcGATGTATGTTTGTGCTACCTCAGTACCCAAATAAAATGTGTAATACTTAGTAGACAAAACATAAAGGTTTCCAGTGCTCTAACTTTACAGCATATAAAGTTTAGGCTGATTTGAAGACGGTAGTTGATTGATTGTTTAATAGTAAAGTGGGCTGTAGGAAAAGTACAACCTATAACGGATTACATGTTGAACTTCACAGCATGTTGTTTTCCTTGATAGTTGTATTGTGCGTCCAATGTGTGAAGACATGATCTTGAATTACAGCTTTGATATGCatgtgctattttttttttaggttcaTGGGGAGGTTACAGATCCTGATGTTGATGTTTTTGATCGTGAAAGGGTCTTCATTGACACTGTTTTACGACCATTAATCCAAAGGCTTCCAAAGCTAAAGGTCGTGATGGAGCATATTACTACCATGGATGCGGCTAAGTTTGTAGAGTCTTGTGAAGAAGGTATGCCTTATCACTTAAATGATGACTTCTGCCATGCACCTTTACTTTCATCCTCTCGTTTGGACAGCATATATATTGCCACTTATTATCGTAATTCATTATTCCAGTTTGGTATTGGACATCCTAATTTCATATGGTGTGAATTTTCTAGGTTCTGTAGCAGCAACTGTTACTCCACAACATCTTCTTCTGAATAGAAACTCCCTTTTCCAAGGAGGATTGCAGCCTCATAATTACTGTTTACCTGTACTCAAAAGAGAAATTCACAGTAAGTTCCATTTAACAGCTACACATCTTCATGCAGAATTGCTGCATGTTGTAAAACCACATGATTCACTCatgatttataaaaataaaaatagttttgtagcactctctctctctctctcccagtATGTGCGTGGAGCTAGtttattatttctcttttttttttctgagaagattttattatttctcatatAGGACAGGCTATTGTGTCTGCTGTTACTAGTGGAAGTAAAAGATTTTTCATTGGAACTGATAGCGCTCCTCATGAGAGACGTAGAAAAGAAAGTGCTTGTGGATGTGCTGGTATATACAGTGCTCCTGTTGCTTTATCATTATACGCCAAGGTCTTTGAAGAGGTAAGAAATTTGGATCTGCTTCTTGTTTGCACTTACATTTCGTTTCCTGTCTAATTTGATCAGAGAACCCTCATTAGAGTGAAAGAAGTCCATCCTTCACTTAAATTGTTATATGGATGCTTTCTTTATTGCCTACTTGTGTCATGACTCATTTGTTATCGGTGGTGTCTACAAAGGGGGGCAAAACATAATCTTATATTAATATATCCATTTAGCTTTCATTTGTTTCAGATATGTTCCAGCTTGCTCATATTTGTGTATGTACTATGTAGTTTGTCAACTGTTGACATTCTTGAGTTTTATTGATACTACAGTAGGACATATAATGTAGAGgttgcacttggtgcgatggcaagtgtcttcgcccatgagcggtaggtctcgggtttgagacttgggagcagcctctccataaaatgggggtaaggctagctgacattcacctctcccagaccctgcgtaaagcgggagccttgtgcactgggtacgacctttacaATAGGACATATAATATGTCACATATTTTATGCTAGCTGTTCATATTTATGTTCAGAGTGGTATTAGTGTCCGACTAATGGCTTgcattttcttagtttttttcACATTTGGACCTTACCCTCTACAAACCCAAGGCTATTTCTCCCTTGTCTATTTAACCTTCTCCGATATTGAATATTTTTAGCGACCACATTCTATTTGGACTTGTTGAGAGTATATAACAGACCGAATAATCCACATGTTAAGCTTAACAGCCACATCCTCCCATGTCAACCAATATAAGTTTTCCACGTACTTGGCTCAAGTGTCGGCATACGTTAGGGGGCATGttgagtgtatatcttgtatcGAAATTGCCATTACCATTTGGTTTTGGGGTTATTGCTCTAGCAATAGAATTTATAGGCTGATATTAGTCTGTGTGTGGCTGTGCCCATTGGCTGAGGGCGGATGTGCTCCCCCTGGGCACATGAGTTTGACCATtatttagattagtttaaaattGTATATTGCttggaaaaaaaacaagaacTCATAAAAAGACATGCACTTAGGTGGAGAGAtcccaatttttttaaatgcttGGAAGGTCTATTATGGAAAAGAAAGAAGCGTGGATTTCTTCTACGGTTGACGGGGacttttattatcaaattatgGTGGTAAGTAAGAGGCACTAAAGGGAGATTTGTTCCAAGTTAGATGCCGCCGGCCCTGTATATTTGCTATTCCAATTGAGTTTGAGTAGAAAGTTGTTCAAATTACTCTGCCTGCGGTTTATATGTAATGCAAGAGATAAATACTCAAGAAAAGTTGACTTTAGTCTTCTGATATTTGTTACATTTGCTACTGCTAATAGGTTTGCATGTTTCAGGCAGGTGCTATTGACAAGCTAGAAGCCTTTGTAAGCTTTAATGGCCCAGACTTCTATGGGCTTCCTCGAAACACGTCGAAGATAAAGCTGA
This window harbors:
- the LOC126582306 gene encoding dihydroorotase, mitochondrial isoform X2: MELTITRPDDWHLHLRDGELLQAVVPHSASHFGRAIVMPNLKPPITTTAAAVAYRESILKAMPAGSDFTPLMTLYLTDTTEPNEIKLARRSGVVYAVKLYPAGATTNSQDGVTDLFGRCLPVLEEMAELNIPLLVHGEVTDPDVDVFDRERVFIDTVLRPLIQRLPKLKVVMEHITTMDAAKFVESCEEGSVAATVTPQHLLLNRNSLFQGGLQPHNYCLPVLKREIHRQAIVSAVTSGSKRFFIGTDSAPHERRRKESACGCAGIYSAPVALSLYAKVFEEAGAIDKLEAFVSFNGPDFYGLPRNTSKIKLSKNSFKVPECFSFPFGDIVPMFAGETLEWQSSIN